A portion of the Lysinibacillus timonensis genome contains these proteins:
- a CDS encoding SDR family oxidoreductase, protein MKKYALVLGASGSIGSAICKRLAHDGWSLYMHYNSGTEKIHHLLKELTLDYKDQEFIPVQSDFTKENGADILAPQIFSLQSIIFASGHAYYGLVEDTPIAEMDKLWRVHVQNPIHLLAKLSKKLRENSISYCLFIGSIWGEAGSAGEAVYSAVKGAQHAFVKSYAKEVALNHIRVNAIAPGFIDTEMNNHLSTEEKTQIFDEIPLARAGKTQDVANMVAFYVSGQADYVTGQIIRLNGGWYI, encoded by the coding sequence ATGAAAAAATATGCACTCGTTCTAGGGGCATCAGGTAGTATTGGTAGCGCCATCTGTAAACGTTTAGCACATGATGGATGGTCACTATACATGCACTACAATAGTGGAACAGAAAAAATTCACCACTTATTAAAGGAATTAACTCTTGATTATAAAGATCAAGAGTTTATTCCCGTTCAATCCGACTTTACCAAGGAAAACGGGGCCGACATACTTGCTCCGCAAATTTTTTCGTTACAGTCCATTATTTTTGCAAGTGGTCATGCATATTATGGCTTAGTGGAAGATACGCCGATTGCTGAAATGGATAAACTATGGCGAGTCCATGTGCAAAATCCTATTCACTTGCTTGCAAAACTATCAAAGAAATTACGAGAAAATTCAATCAGCTATTGTTTATTCATTGGTTCAATTTGGGGGGAAGCTGGCTCAGCCGGTGAAGCGGTCTACTCTGCCGTAAAAGGTGCACAGCATGCTTTCGTCAAATCCTATGCGAAGGAAGTAGCGTTGAATCATATTCGTGTGAATGCGATTGCACCTGGATTTATTGATACAGAGATGAATAATCATCTATCAACTGAGGAAAAAACGCAAATTTTTGATGAGATACCGTTAGCCCGTGCAGGGAAAACGCAAGATGTGGCGAATATGGTAGCATTTTACGTAAGTGGACAAGCTGATTACGTGACTGGACAAATCATTCGATTAAATGGTGGTTGGTATATTTAG
- a CDS encoding DUF3243 domain-containing protein → MGLLENWDRWTGFLGEQVNNAQQTGMSKKMIENTAVQIGNYLAKNVDPKNEQERVLSDLWGVASEDEKHALANCIIKLVHNNRLQ, encoded by the coding sequence ATGGGTTTATTAGAAAACTGGGATCGTTGGACAGGTTTTTTAGGTGAACAAGTTAACAATGCACAGCAAACTGGTATGTCCAAAAAAATGATTGAAAATACTGCAGTGCAAATTGGTAACTACTTAGCAAAAAATGTAGACCCTAAAAACGAACAAGAACGCGTACTTTCCGACTTATGGGGAGTAGCATCTGAAGATGAAAAACACGCCCTAGCGAATTGTATCATCAAACTTGTTCACAACAATCGTCTTCAATAA
- a CDS encoding DUF3388 domain-containing protein, whose translation MSEWYFEYEIQVNRPGLLGDIASLLGMLKVNIVTINGVDEGRRGMLLKAENDESIERFISIVSTMENINVTKFRQPKIRDRLAVRHGHYIPRDVDEKNTFRFVRGELGILVDFMAELFKQDGHKLIGIRGMPRVGKTESVVAASVCANKKWIFLSSTMIKQTVRNKLYGDEFSGNNIFILDGAVTHRVNDEAHLRLVREVMNTPTVKVIEHPDIFVKSSDYTIEDFDYIIELRHDPNEEITYDMLEKNQMMSQTDHFGGFNF comes from the coding sequence ATGAGTGAATGGTATTTTGAATATGAGATTCAAGTGAATCGTCCAGGATTGTTAGGTGATATTGCCTCATTACTTGGTATGCTAAAAGTAAATATTGTCACAATAAATGGTGTAGACGAAGGTCGTCGAGGAATGCTATTAAAAGCAGAAAATGATGAGTCAATTGAGCGGTTTATTTCTATCGTATCAACAATGGAAAATATCAATGTGACGAAATTCCGCCAACCGAAAATTCGGGACCGATTAGCAGTTCGCCATGGACATTATATACCTCGCGATGTAGATGAGAAAAATACATTTCGCTTTGTACGTGGTGAGCTAGGTATTCTAGTGGATTTCATGGCTGAATTATTTAAACAGGATGGCCATAAATTAATTGGAATACGAGGTATGCCAAGGGTAGGTAAAACAGAGTCAGTAGTGGCAGCAAGTGTTTGTGCAAACAAAAAGTGGATCTTTTTATCTTCAACGATGATTAAACAAACCGTTCGGAATAAGTTATACGGCGATGAATTTAGCGGGAATAATATTTTTATTTTAGATGGCGCAGTAACACACCGTGTAAATGATGAGGCCCACTTAAGACTAGTACGTGAGGTGATGAATACACCAACCGTGAAAGTCATTGAGCATCCGGATATTTTTGTGAAATCATCAGATTATACGATTGAAGACTTTGATTATATTATTGAACTTCGTCATGATCCAAACGAAGAAATAACATATGACATGTTAGAAAAAAATCAAATGATGTCACAAACAGACCATTTTGGAGGATTTAATTTTTAA
- a CDS encoding helix-turn-helix domain-containing protein: protein MTELGTRLKEARLSKGYSLDDLQEITKIQKRYLVGIEEGNFSIMPGSFYVRAFIKQYAEAVGLKSDELLEQFKNEVPSNQPDEVAQSIPYTPARRASRSSNRMMETAPKVIVAIFIIVILVVAWFLYSQKVQNTPEEEEDVLSELQYEQKPTPQATEDNDDSAGNTDGTEAPDAEGAVDGSDNEPVGDNPVEEDPAVTESLSAGEVQSDGVTTNYELTGAETMNIRVEVSGDTWVGIRDANGVEQLAETRVYKAGEVVNFDSTENGYARIRLGNANNAKVFVNDQEVPYTLNPGEAGNSTQNIVIQLSKEQGAEE from the coding sequence GTGACAGAGCTCGGAACTCGACTAAAAGAAGCGAGGTTGTCTAAAGGTTACAGCTTAGATGATTTGCAAGAAATAACAAAAATTCAAAAACGATATTTGGTAGGAATTGAAGAAGGCAATTTCTCAATTATGCCGGGTTCATTTTACGTGCGCGCCTTTATTAAGCAATATGCGGAGGCAGTAGGCTTAAAGTCAGATGAACTATTAGAACAATTTAAAAACGAAGTCCCTAGCAATCAACCAGATGAAGTTGCACAATCCATTCCTTATACACCAGCGCGTAGAGCGTCCAGATCTTCAAATCGAATGATGGAAACAGCACCCAAAGTCATCGTTGCGATATTTATCATCGTCATCCTTGTTGTGGCGTGGTTCTTGTATTCTCAAAAAGTACAAAACACTCCTGAGGAAGAAGAAGATGTTTTATCTGAATTGCAATACGAACAAAAACCAACACCACAAGCTACTGAAGATAATGATGACTCAGCAGGAAACACAGACGGAACAGAAGCTCCTGATGCTGAAGGTGCGGTTGACGGAAGCGATAATGAACCAGTTGGAGATAATCCTGTTGAGGAAGACCCTGCTGTGACTGAAAGCCTATCAGCAGGCGAAGTGCAATCAGATGGTGTAACAACGAATTATGAACTAACGGGCGCTGAAACAATGAATATCCGTGTAGAAGTATCAGGGGACACATGGGTAGGAATTCGTGATGCGAATGGCGTTGAGCAATTGGCAGAAACAAGGGTATATAAGGCGGGTGAAGTGGTCAATTTCGATTCCACTGAAAATGGCTATGCTCGAATTCGTCTAGGAAATGCAAACAATGCAAAAGTATTTGTCAATGATCAAGAAGTACCATACACTTTAAATCCAGGAGAAGCGGGAAATTCAACTCAAAATATAGTGATTCAGCTAAGCAAAGAGCAAGGTGCTGAGGAATAA
- the pgsA gene encoding CDP-diacylglycerol--glycerol-3-phosphate 3-phosphatidyltransferase — translation MNIPNKITVSRICLIPIFVIVMIFDFGWGNMTFLGAEMPVEHFVGALIFIVASCTDWVDGYYARKYNLVTNLGKFLDPLADKLLVSAAFIVLVELGYAPSWIIIIILSREFAVTGLRAILAGHGEVVAASQLGKIKTWAQIVAIALLLLHNTIFVMFGIPMDMIMLYIALFFTIWSGWDYFYLNRKALLESK, via the coding sequence ATGAATATACCAAATAAAATTACGGTTTCTCGAATATGCTTAATACCCATTTTTGTCATTGTCATGATTTTTGACTTTGGCTGGGGCAATATGACTTTCCTTGGCGCAGAAATGCCGGTAGAACATTTCGTAGGGGCACTAATTTTTATCGTAGCATCATGTACGGATTGGGTGGATGGTTATTACGCCCGGAAATACAATTTAGTTACGAACTTGGGTAAATTTCTAGACCCATTAGCGGATAAATTACTTGTCTCTGCTGCATTTATCGTATTAGTAGAACTAGGGTATGCACCTAGTTGGATTATCATCATCATTCTAAGCCGTGAGTTTGCTGTAACAGGCTTACGTGCGATCTTAGCTGGCCATGGTGAGGTTGTTGCTGCAAGTCAATTAGGAAAAATCAAAACTTGGGCGCAAATTGTGGCAATAGCATTATTATTACTACACAATACAATTTTCGTAATGTTTGGCATTCCAATGGATATGATTATGCTTTATATTGCGTTATTCTTTACAATTTGGTCAGGTTGGGATTATTTCTATTTAAATCGTAAGGCGTTGTTGGAGTCGAAATAA
- a CDS encoding competence/damage-inducible protein A, translated as MNAEIIAVGSELLLGQITNTNAKFISNQLSELGINVFYHTVVGDNAGRLKDVIEIAEKRADLIIFSGGLGPTKDDLTKETIANHLGVQLTHDDVALTYIEDFFAKRGREMTENNRKQALVLEGCEVLANHNGMAPGMLLEKNNRIYMLLPGPPKEIEPMFQFEAKPLLAKRMNAGGTIVSHVLRFYGIGEAELEVKVQDILDNQTNPTVAPLASDGEVTLRITAKAQSEDDAWAMIEAKKAEILAIVGEFQYGVDDDSLASKTVEMLLHNKLTISAAESLTAGLFQSELAEISGVSGTLVGGFVTYTEEAKVNQLGIDKALLGKHGIVSSECAGAMAMAVRKIMGTDIGIGLTGAAGPDSHDGQPAGTIWIGFAIGDEVVTRELHLSGMRNTNRLRTVKYACSYLMRLLAERGYERV; from the coding sequence ATGAATGCAGAGATAATAGCGGTAGGTTCTGAATTGTTACTAGGGCAAATTACCAACACAAACGCCAAATTTATTTCAAATCAATTGTCAGAGCTTGGAATAAATGTCTTTTACCATACTGTTGTTGGGGATAATGCTGGTCGTTTAAAAGATGTAATTGAAATTGCGGAAAAACGCGCAGATTTAATTATTTTTTCCGGTGGGTTGGGTCCAACAAAAGATGACTTAACAAAAGAAACGATTGCCAATCATTTAGGTGTGCAGTTAACTCATGATGATGTTGCGTTAACGTATATCGAAGATTTTTTTGCGAAACGTGGACGCGAGATGACAGAAAACAACCGAAAACAAGCGTTAGTATTAGAAGGTTGTGAAGTACTGGCAAACCACAATGGCATGGCGCCAGGAATGTTACTTGAGAAAAATAATCGTATTTATATGTTACTCCCGGGACCACCAAAGGAAATCGAGCCGATGTTCCAGTTTGAAGCCAAGCCGTTGCTTGCGAAACGTATGAATGCTGGTGGTACGATTGTTTCGCACGTGCTACGATTCTACGGAATTGGGGAAGCAGAGCTGGAAGTAAAGGTACAAGATATTCTAGACAATCAAACAAATCCGACTGTTGCACCACTAGCATCTGATGGCGAAGTAACATTACGTATTACTGCAAAAGCGCAGTCAGAAGATGACGCCTGGGCAATGATTGAAGCGAAAAAAGCTGAAATTTTAGCCATTGTAGGTGAGTTTCAATATGGCGTTGATGATGATTCACTCGCGTCAAAGACTGTAGAAATGCTATTACATAATAAATTAACAATCTCGGCTGCCGAAAGTTTAACGGCTGGCCTTTTCCAATCAGAGTTAGCAGAAATTTCAGGTGTGAGTGGCACGCTTGTCGGTGGCTTTGTCACTTATACAGAGGAAGCGAAAGTCAATCAATTAGGAATTGACAAAGCGTTATTAGGTAAACACGGTATTGTGAGTAGCGAATGCGCGGGGGCTATGGCAATGGCAGTTCGAAAAATTATGGGGACCGATATCGGCATCGGATTAACAGGAGCTGCTGGTCCCGATTCACACGATGGCCAACCAGCAGGCACAATTTGGATTGGCTTTGCCATAGGTGATGAAGTCGTGACACGTGAGTTGCACCTTTCCGGCATGCGCAACACAAACCGTTTACGCACGGTGAAGTATGCATGTAGTTATTTGATGAGGTTGTTGGCTGAGCGCGGGTATGAGCGTGTGTAG
- a CDS encoding YfhO family protein has product MKNNYFKFLISIFILFIATMSMHYYFFDSASIMTQRDTDSTQQLLYYKHLLHDLFLNENFFWSWQYGLGGDLFGQFNYYYTLSPFFLSLLLFDFNSLYSIAETNLILSMAKHFCAMLAVFIYLQYHRRSYTASLMSALFYGGTTIFAIYSLNFDYMVDQYVWLPLLILTFDYFVERHKVVPFIAMLSFVIASSFYYAFINSVFLIFYSIYKYMDLPNRTKSIRGFFHYVRQITVTYIISLGIAAFAFLPAVYQFFNSDRISKEYDIPLLFDIAYYKEIIGVLFLAYRNHDLFGLAIGLPIFCFTLLVAGWTLRSKKMVPKLLFAGFLIGLMFIPFTYSLFNGFSAMQNRWFYLVAFTCSFVCAYIFDELTKEKNKQLVNMILLLVAFFLYVVWVWDFESTREKWFNLCIYLMGILSFVSFVLYSKYDKWRLFWSSILLISIIFHGTIQHYYFYSKALGAAEKQVKLNNRFYHSVGLDHDDALQVSSILKQYDTEFGRTIWNPLKEHNQSMYYGYKGHATYQSLIPANVHQFYKTDYNILGRNIMSTYSQYDNRLYLETVLSNQFYVTHINASREPYGYSTIAETETLKVLENNYKLPVGFLYTDWLTTSQFEKLNIAERDQVLLKAVVLDDPSIAGISSTFDQTLHVSTQKVGIADVELVGIERTEHNTYLSTTDENSYIRIPIIQPSSEGELILELEVKELTGTRFIVSALNKSADYFPASNIWSYPKETIAINLGWNVSKDFVDLYLTKGEYEIKNIRVYHNSYENYAEDVEELQANGLQQIRYTENSLSGTIHTQEDGIFFLSIPYSIGWTAKLNGKEIELVEVNHAFLGFPLSKGEYELELTYVTPLFREGLIISVASIVIAILLVRYRRITL; this is encoded by the coding sequence GTGAAAAATAACTATTTCAAGTTTCTTATATCAATTTTCATATTATTTATCGCAACCATGTCAATGCATTATTACTTTTTCGATTCAGCATCTATTATGACACAAAGAGACACTGATTCTACACAACAGCTTCTATATTACAAACACCTTTTACATGATTTATTTTTGAACGAAAATTTCTTTTGGTCATGGCAATATGGTTTAGGTGGAGATCTATTTGGTCAGTTTAATTATTACTACACGCTTTCTCCCTTTTTCTTAAGCTTACTTTTGTTCGACTTTAACTCACTTTATTCAATCGCTGAAACAAATTTAATCCTATCAATGGCAAAGCACTTCTGTGCAATGCTCGCAGTGTTTATTTACCTTCAATATCATAGGAGAAGTTACACAGCTTCCTTAATGAGTGCCCTTTTCTATGGAGGAACGACTATATTTGCCATTTATTCATTGAATTTTGATTATATGGTCGATCAATATGTGTGGCTACCTCTTTTGATCTTAACATTCGATTACTTTGTCGAACGGCATAAAGTGGTGCCTTTTATTGCCATGCTATCGTTTGTAATAGCAAGTAGTTTCTACTATGCATTTATAAATAGTGTGTTTTTGATTTTTTATTCGATATATAAATATATGGATCTTCCTAATCGAACAAAATCAATTCGAGGCTTTTTTCATTATGTACGTCAGATAACAGTAACGTACATAATCTCACTTGGCATTGCAGCTTTTGCTTTTTTACCTGCAGTTTATCAATTCTTCAATAGTGATAGAATTAGCAAAGAATATGACATTCCTTTATTGTTTGATATTGCATATTACAAAGAAATCATTGGTGTGCTATTTTTAGCTTACCGCAATCATGATTTGTTCGGATTAGCTATCGGCTTACCGATATTCTGTTTTACATTATTAGTAGCTGGTTGGACTTTACGATCCAAAAAGATGGTTCCAAAGCTATTATTTGCAGGCTTCTTAATTGGACTCATGTTCATCCCATTTACCTATTCTCTGTTTAATGGATTTTCTGCCATGCAAAATAGATGGTTCTATTTAGTGGCTTTCACGTGTAGTTTTGTATGTGCTTATATCTTTGATGAATTAACGAAAGAAAAAAACAAGCAATTGGTGAATATGATTTTATTGCTTGTTGCATTTTTCCTTTATGTTGTATGGGTTTGGGATTTTGAATCGACGAGAGAAAAATGGTTTAACTTGTGTATTTATCTGATGGGTATACTCTCATTCGTTTCGTTTGTTCTTTATAGCAAGTATGATAAATGGCGCCTGTTTTGGAGTTCCATCCTTCTCATATCGATTATTTTTCATGGCACAATACAGCATTACTACTTCTATTCAAAAGCATTGGGTGCAGCGGAGAAACAAGTAAAATTAAATAATCGATTTTATCATTCAGTTGGTTTAGATCATGATGACGCGTTGCAAGTAAGTTCCATCTTGAAGCAATATGACACGGAATTTGGACGGACGATTTGGAACCCTTTAAAGGAGCATAATCAAAGTATGTATTATGGATACAAAGGTCACGCTACCTACCAAAGTCTAATCCCTGCAAATGTACATCAATTTTATAAAACAGATTACAATATTTTGGGTAGAAACATTATGAGTACTTACAGTCAGTATGATAACCGTCTGTATTTAGAGACCGTTTTAAGTAACCAATTTTACGTAACTCATATAAATGCAAGCCGCGAGCCGTATGGGTATTCGACCATTGCTGAAACTGAAACTTTGAAAGTGTTAGAAAATAATTATAAACTTCCAGTTGGGTTTCTGTATACAGATTGGTTAACTACTAGTCAATTTGAAAAGTTGAATATTGCTGAACGAGATCAAGTACTACTTAAAGCAGTTGTATTGGATGACCCATCTATTGCTGGAATTTCATCTACGTTTGATCAAACTTTACATGTAAGTACGCAGAAAGTTGGGATTGCGGATGTTGAATTAGTGGGGATTGAACGAACTGAGCACAATACGTATTTGTCTACAACTGATGAAAATTCCTATATTCGAATTCCAATCATCCAACCAAGTTCGGAAGGCGAATTAATATTAGAATTAGAAGTAAAGGAATTAACAGGGACAAGATTTATTGTTTCGGCTCTCAATAAATCCGCCGATTATTTTCCAGCGAGTAATATTTGGTCCTATCCTAAAGAGACCATCGCAATTAATCTAGGATGGAATGTAAGCAAGGATTTTGTTGATTTATATCTAACAAAGGGCGAATATGAAATAAAGAATATCCGCGTCTATCATAATAGTTATGAAAACTATGCGGAAGATGTAGAAGAGCTACAAGCAAATGGATTGCAACAAATTCGCTATACAGAAAACAGCCTTTCGGGTACAATTCATACTCAAGAGGACGGGATTTTCTTTTTATCCATTCCGTATTCAATAGGATGGACAGCCAAGTTAAATGGAAAAGAGATTGAATTGGTTGAAGTGAATCATGCTTTTCTAGGTTTTCCACTTTCGAAAGGTGAATACGAGCTTGAGTTAACATATGTGACGCCTTTATTTAGAGAAGGGCTTATAATTTCTGTCGCTTCAATTGTGATTGCGATTCTATTGGTGCGTTACCGTCGAATTACGTTGTAA
- the recA gene encoding recombinase RecA, with protein MSDRKAALDMALKQIEKQFGKGSVMKLGEKADLQIETISSGSLALDAALGVGGYPRGRIIEIYGPESSGKTTVALHAIAEVQKNGGQAAFIDAEHALDPVYAQKLGVNIDELILSQPDTGEQALEIAEALVRSGAIDVIVIDSVAALVPKAEIEGEMGDSHMGLQARLMSQALRKLSGIINKSNTLAIFINQVREKIGVMFGNPETTTGGRALKFYATIRLEVRRAETIKQGTDMVGNKTKIKVVKNKVAPPFRTAEIDIMFGEGISKVGEIVDIGAEHDIIQKSGSWYAYGDERIGQGRENAKQFLKENPDIRMEIENKIRESLGMVAGSYTIAAHEEDEEEMPEELALLLDEE; from the coding sequence TTGAGCGATCGTAAAGCTGCCTTAGATATGGCGTTAAAACAAATTGAAAAACAATTCGGAAAAGGTTCTGTTATGAAACTTGGGGAAAAAGCGGACCTTCAAATCGAAACCATTTCAAGTGGTTCGTTAGCACTTGATGCTGCACTTGGTGTTGGTGGTTATCCAAGAGGCCGTATTATTGAAATTTATGGACCTGAGTCTTCAGGTAAAACAACTGTTGCGCTTCATGCAATTGCAGAAGTTCAAAAAAATGGTGGACAAGCAGCGTTCATAGATGCAGAGCATGCGCTTGACCCTGTATACGCTCAAAAATTAGGTGTTAATATAGATGAATTAATCCTTTCTCAGCCTGATACTGGAGAGCAAGCACTTGAAATTGCTGAAGCATTAGTACGCAGTGGTGCGATTGACGTAATCGTAATCGACTCTGTTGCTGCCTTAGTACCTAAAGCTGAAATTGAAGGGGAAATGGGCGACTCACACATGGGTCTGCAAGCTCGTTTAATGTCTCAAGCATTACGCAAATTATCAGGTATTATTAATAAATCAAACACATTAGCAATCTTCATTAACCAAGTTCGTGAAAAAATTGGTGTTATGTTCGGTAACCCTGAAACGACTACTGGTGGGCGCGCGTTAAAATTCTACGCGACAATCCGTCTTGAAGTACGTCGCGCAGAAACAATTAAACAAGGTACTGATATGGTAGGGAATAAAACAAAAATCAAAGTTGTAAAAAACAAAGTAGCTCCTCCATTCCGTACTGCCGAGATTGATATTATGTTCGGTGAAGGGATTTCCAAAGTTGGGGAAATCGTTGATATCGGTGCAGAACATGATATTATTCAAAAGAGTGGTTCATGGTATGCATATGGTGATGAACGTATCGGCCAAGGCCGCGAAAATGCAAAACAATTCTTAAAAGAAAATCCAGACATTCGCATGGAAATCGAAAACAAAATCCGTGAATCTCTTGGTATGGTAGCTGGATCTTATACAATTGCAGCTCACGAAGAAGATGAAGAAGAAATGCCAGAAGAATTAGCTTTATTATTAGACGAGGAATAA
- a CDS encoding sugar phosphate isomerase/epimerase has protein sequence MKALKLGLKGSTAPRQIENRLAQKGIDIYEFHLVEDDLFGKRLKELEFAIMKLKENGVKVYLHHPMRFQGIWLHINDETSITSDFYKLSTRILVDLCERYDCYVVVHWNYGILKNESVVEHEISDKKSLLHTINRTIQFNEKYGKGRILWENGTKGIGAYRKDFILANLIVGTPLKLCFDISHAFISLNGDNNLLYKTIRMLQNNIHYYHVVDSKGKFHDSLVVGNGLIDFPRILPFILEQNYIYEIELANYLDCKEMLESHRVMKEIAEKHSLI, from the coding sequence ATGAAAGCATTAAAATTGGGATTAAAAGGATCAACAGCTCCAAGACAAATAGAGAACCGTTTGGCTCAAAAGGGAATTGACATATATGAATTTCATTTAGTGGAAGATGATCTATTTGGCAAGAGATTGAAAGAACTGGAATTCGCGATTATGAAGTTAAAAGAAAATGGGGTGAAGGTGTATTTGCATCACCCGATGAGATTTCAAGGAATCTGGTTGCATATAAATGATGAAACCTCCATTACTTCGGACTTTTACAAACTAAGCACACGAATTTTAGTAGATTTATGCGAACGATACGACTGCTATGTCGTTGTTCATTGGAATTACGGAATTTTGAAGAATGAAAGTGTCGTTGAGCATGAAATTTCTGATAAGAAAAGCCTACTCCACACAATAAATCGAACGATACAGTTTAATGAAAAGTATGGTAAAGGTCGTATTCTTTGGGAAAATGGTACGAAAGGAATCGGTGCATACCGTAAGGATTTCATTTTAGCGAATTTAATAGTAGGTACACCTCTCAAACTTTGTTTTGATATAAGTCATGCATTTATTAGTTTAAATGGTGATAATAATTTACTTTATAAGACGATTCGGATGTTGCAAAACAATATCCACTATTATCATGTAGTAGATAGTAAAGGTAAATTTCATGATTCTTTAGTTGTCGGGAACGGATTAATAGATTTCCCAAGAATTCTGCCATTTATTCTTGAGCAAAATTATATTTATGAAATCGAATTAGCGAATTATTTAGATTGCAAAGAGATGCTTGAGAGTCATCGAGTGATGAAAGAGATAGCGGAAAAGCATTCGCTTATTTAA
- the rny gene encoding ribonuclease Y, translated as MFEYIISALLGFIVGAAVIYFYMKKVNESKVNGAKSQAELIVDEAKREAEALKKEALLEAKDETHKIRNEAEKDIRERRSELQKQENRLLQREENLDRKDDTLNKRESSLERKEEILSERQQHIEQMESKVEELVNAQQSELERIAALTREEAKDVILKSVEQELTTDIAVMTKEAETRAKEESDKKAREILSLALQRFAADHVAETTVSVVNLPNDEMKGRIIGREGRNIRTLETLTGIDLIIDDTPEAVILSGFDPIRRETARLALEKLVQDGRIHPARIEEMVEKSRREMDEQIRETGEQTIFEVGIHNLHPDLMKILGRMKYRTSYGQNVLKHSIEVAHLSGLLAAELGEDVILAKRAGLLHDIGKAIDHEVEGSHVEIGVELATKYKEHPVVINSIASHHGDTEATSVIAVIVAAADALSAARPGARSETLENYIRRLEKLEEISESYEGVEKSFAIQAGREIRIIVQPEKVDDLASHRLARDIRKRIEEELDYPGHIKVTVIRETRAVEYAK; from the coding sequence ATGTTTGAATACATTATCTCCGCTTTGCTTGGATTCATCGTCGGTGCCGCTGTTATCTATTTCTATATGAAAAAAGTGAATGAGTCAAAAGTGAATGGTGCCAAAAGTCAAGCTGAACTCATTGTAGATGAGGCGAAACGGGAGGCGGAAGCCTTAAAGAAAGAGGCACTACTAGAAGCGAAAGATGAAACTCACAAAATTCGTAATGAAGCAGAAAAGGACATCCGTGAACGCCGGTCTGAGCTTCAGAAACAAGAAAACCGGTTATTGCAAAGAGAAGAAAATCTTGATCGCAAGGATGATACTCTGAATAAGAGAGAATCGAGCTTAGAGCGGAAGGAAGAGATTCTATCCGAAAGACAACAGCATATTGAACAGATGGAAAGTAAAGTGGAGGAGCTCGTGAACGCGCAACAATCAGAACTTGAGCGTATTGCAGCACTAACACGTGAAGAAGCAAAAGACGTTATATTAAAGAGCGTCGAACAAGAATTGACTACAGACATTGCTGTCATGACGAAAGAAGCAGAAACACGTGCAAAAGAAGAATCTGATAAGAAAGCACGAGAGATTTTATCACTTGCCCTACAACGCTTTGCGGCTGATCACGTTGCAGAAACGACTGTGTCGGTTGTAAACTTACCGAATGACGAAATGAAGGGCCGAATCATCGGGCGTGAAGGTCGTAACATTCGAACACTTGAAACACTGACGGGTATTGATTTAATTATTGATGATACGCCTGAAGCAGTGATTTTATCAGGATTTGACCCAATTCGCCGTGAAACAGCACGTCTTGCACTTGAAAAATTAGTACAAGATGGGCGTATCCATCCAGCTCGTATCGAGGAAATGGTTGAAAAATCTCGTCGTGAGATGGACGAGCAAATCCGTGAAACGGGTGAACAAACGATATTTGAAGTAGGTATTCATAACCTACATCCGGATCTAATGAAAATTTTAGGTCGTATGAAATATCGTACTAGCTATGGTCAAAATGTGTTAAAACATTCCATAGAAGTGGCACATCTTTCTGGTTTACTGGCAGCTGAACTTGGAGAAGATGTGATATTAGCGAAACGTGCAGGATTACTGCATGATATCGGTAAAGCCATCGATCATGAAGTAGAAGGAAGCCATGTAGAGATCGGCGTCGAATTAGCAACGAAGTATAAAGAACACCCAGTCGTTATTAACAGTATCGCTTCACACCATGGTGATACAGAAGCAACCTCTGTTATTGCAGTTATTGTTGCTGCAGCGGATGCATTATCAGCAGCAAGACCTGGTGCTCGTAGTGAAACACTTGAAAACTATATTCGACGATTAGAAAAACTAGAAGAAATCTCCGAATCTTATGAAGGTGTTGAAAAGTCATTTGCTATTCAAGCTGGTCGCGAAATTCGCATTATCGTTCAGCCTGAAAAAGTGGATGATCTCGCATCACACCGATTAGCTCGTGATATTCGAAAACGCATAGAAGAAGAACTGGATTATCCTGGCCACATTAAAGTGACAGTAATACGTGAAACACGTGCAGTTGAATATGCAAAATAG